The Leptidea sinapis chromosome Z, ilLepSina1.1, whole genome shotgun sequence genomic sequence AATCGGAaataaagtaatctatttgCGTTTTAGGCTACCTACCTACCTAGTCATTCATAGCTATCAAACgtttttcacgatatttcactgtcttacaataattattttgaataagcaTGATCCATGCGGGTTGCCGATGATGAATAATCACAATCAGATGAATCATCATAGCTACTGTCAGATTCTGAATCAGACTCAGCATTTAATTCTATTATGAATCTGTCCATTGCAGTATCCATACACACATCTCTTTCACAAAACTGGTCTTCAATGTGGTGCACATGTTCGCATAGTTTTGCCGGTCTTCTGCAGTGATAGACTGAAAAGCATTTTCAGTTAAATTAACGATGCTGTTTTTTTCTTGCCCTACATTTTTAATCGCTACTCGCCTTTTAACTTGTGGTCATGAGCTTGAAGAATTTGATCGGCTTCATATATTGGAGCTTCTTTATGCTcttttataatttcatataGTTGAGCTTTTACCATGGTAGGCAGATAAGATAAGCCCTTATTTGGAATACATTTTTGCATTTCTGCTTTGGTAGAGCTTAATGTGCTTTATTTAACTTTACCGTGTGAGGGCATTATCTATTACTACTAAACTATTAGCTGGCGAGTTAGGAATCAGTTTCTCCAATTTGTCGGATGATTTCCATAATGTAGTACGACCTTCACGAAAATATATATCAATTTTTAACTCTACTAAGGGTTTCCCCAAAGTCAGTACCTCTTTTCTGACGGTATACATTTCAAGTATTTAATTTCGAACTGCTATGCAATTCTCTAAGGTAACAATTCGTGGCTGTACTCGACAGCGAGTTCGACGTCGAGCTAGCCTTCAATTCGAAGTCGAGCTTGCCGCTGCTCAAATTTATATTCACAAACTCACGACAGCTCGACGTCGAACTGGAGGTTGTTCGATTCGTCGCTGCTAAGGCTAAGGCGAGATAGGGATTAACTAAACTTCTAATCGGTATAAAAAACCGTTCTTTTTTCTTTggcaattatattaaaattactatGTTAATAAGTATTCTTCACACAAAAATGTTTTAGCAAATAATAACTTGTAGTTTCTAGGTAGAATAGAAAACAAAGTctatgttatcattttatttcatatttttgataaattttgcaGAATGTCACCGTTGCTTCTTATCTCAAAAATATTACGGTCTCGCGGAGGTCCACGTCCAACCTTTATGTTTTACTGTTAGATGATGTCTTGATGTAGAACAAGAATTTTTCTCACAAAAAAGGTCAGTCAGCAAAACATAGCGAGGCGTCCTACTGGTAGCGGTACAGCAGAGGaactaattaatttaagtaactTCCATAAAAGAGAAatagtttgaaataaattcagCATCCCGAGAAATTGTTATTTCACGACAATTTCGTAAATTGTCTGATTTTTGtcttaatttatacatatatacacaatGCACAATTCACGCGCAgtcattttaaacaaatatgtaCTAACAAATATTCAACTAGCATCTAACATTTCATCAGTTTGTTTAAATTTTGAGCGAATCGCCTACAAAATAGTAGCTTTTGATTTAGACAAGTCAAATCGAGGCTGTGGGCGAGGCGGTCGTCGAAGTCTAGGCGTTTTTTGCTTAGCGAATACCGATTGTCATAGAATTAATTGTCAAACTATTCAACCTTGATAAGTTCCATAAAAAGCCGTAAATTTCGTTGCGCTAGACGTGCTGCGTGAGCGAAGTTAGTGAATATGAAATTGACACTCGCCGCTGCCGCAGCGTCGAGCTGGAGGTCGTGTTGCTTAGAGAATTGCACTGCAGCACACAGATCAATatcatccaaaatatttttcttggATGTGTTTTTTTCTGGGCGTAGAAATTTTAGAAAAGTGGATGCAGCAACTTTGCCTTCTTTAGTTATGGTGCTTACGGTTTTTTCAGATATTCCTGAAAcaagaaaaaagttttattttataaagaatattttattttaaattaaaaatagctgtATATATATGTAGACAGCTCTTTCTTACCAATAATGttcctatttatatttttatctatatgtatCAAATGCTACCAAACGAAAAttctaactaaaaaaaatagagaTCGGCttggtatttataatatttatttattcaaataaaaaccaCTCAAGGCGACTTAAACTAATTGAccattattattctattaaattatgaaatcatataatatattaaaaagacaaatataAAAGACATAGAACTTGTATATCAAATTGTAGCAAATGATtgattatattactataaaaataaaacatacaaaaaacatcACAAGATAGTTACTGTACTCGCAAGAACAACAAGAAGCAGTCTAAAATGCACGATGGTGAAGAAAATCAAAGTTCACGTGacagaaatatattatgtattgatgGTGGTAACGCTAGGACATCAAGTTTCCACTAAaattgggatttttttttaaagatgggACCCTAATTTACATACCCGTCATGGCAGCCACTCGTTGACGAACATTTCCAAATGGATTTAAAGGAgcattttttctttttctctttcACAAAAATTACGCACCGATACTATAATATGTCTTCCGCTAATTTGAATTCTTTTCGGCATGCTAACAGATGTAATATATCACAAATATGAAAGAGAAACGCTAGGAACTTCATAGAACGAATCGACAGGAACACCAACATAAAGAAAACATATAATGACTTCTGTCagaggtaaaataactgtgaacggACTGTACATCCTCTTTGTAATTTAGATTGATCATTGAAGTCACAggatacattttaaaatacttttagttTTATAGTATTGAAGTAACATAACCTTAGTTTCTAGATATGTCTACTTCTGTTGATCTAGAGCTTAAAAAAGCTTTTGGGGAGCTACATGTTAAAGTGTTAAATACTAGTAAAAAGATTCAAATGATCGATACTCAACTAGAAGTGTTTGAACAAGTGATGCGCCATGTAGAAATAACACAAGGAGAAATTGGAGCAATGCCACCTGATACAAGAATATATGATTCTGTCGGCAGAATGTTCCTATTAACAGACATGGAGGTCGTTAAAACAAACCTTGTTAATAAACTTAACCATTTCTCATCCAGAATCACAGAACTCGAGGAAAATAAGAACTACT encodes the following:
- the LOC126978874 gene encoding prefoldin subunit 1, translating into MSTSVDLELKKAFGELHVKVLNTSKKIQMIDTQLEVFEQVMRHVEITQGEIGAMPPDTRIYDSVGRMFLLTDMEVVKTNLVNKLNHFSSRITELEENKNYLEKNLKESQDNIREMVEQWKQQTK